The Desulfomicrobium orale DSM 12838 genome includes a window with the following:
- a CDS encoding response regulator: MNERKILVLDDEPDIRDSLAAYLEDCGFSVLPVGSGEEALASLSEVCVAIVDIRLRGMDGLTFIKKAHALRPDILYIIHTGSTEFQLDDELRALGMTDAQVLFKPVLDIGVFDRIIRERISRPGA; this comes from the coding sequence ATGAACGAACGAAAAATTCTGGTTCTGGACGATGAGCCCGATATCCGCGACAGCTTGGCGGCCTACCTCGAAGACTGCGGTTTTTCCGTCCTGCCCGTGGGCAGCGGTGAAGAGGCGCTGGCTTCCCTGAGCGAAGTATGCGTGGCCATTGTCGATATCCGTCTGAGGGGCATGGATGGGCTGACTTTCATCAAAAAGGCGCATGCCCTGCGTCCGGATATCCTCTATATCATCCATACCGGCTCCACGGAGTTCCAGCTGGACGACGAGCTGCGGGCTCTGGGCATGACCGACGCGCAGGTGCTGTTCAAGCCCGTACTCGATATCGGTGTTTTCGACAGAATCATCCGGGAGCGGATATCGCGTCCAGGGGCGTGA
- the lgt gene encoding prolipoprotein diacylglyceryl transferase has product MLHWNADPTAFSLGPVSVRWYGIFFAVAFWQGLIFMRRAYVRAGYDPGEADRLFGYIVIGVVVGARLGHCLIYEPAFYLSRPLEILKIWEGGLASHGGTAGLVFGAWLFFKRSGRADPFWLLDRLSVPAVLGGMCIRLGNFMNSEIVGLPAAVPWAVIFERVDSLPRHPAQLYEALAYGVTALLLGAVSGSEAGRRKGVLAGWCLILVFGSRLVLEFFKTPQAAYEADFTLTVGQWLSVPVILAGCWLVRRRPS; this is encoded by the coding sequence ATGCTTCACTGGAACGCCGACCCTACGGCTTTTTCTCTGGGACCCGTAAGCGTACGCTGGTACGGCATATTTTTCGCCGTCGCCTTCTGGCAGGGCCTCATATTCATGCGCCGGGCATACGTCCGCGCGGGGTATGACCCAGGGGAAGCGGACCGGCTGTTCGGCTATATCGTGATCGGCGTGGTGGTCGGCGCGCGGCTCGGACACTGCCTGATTTACGAACCGGCCTTTTACCTTTCCCGTCCGCTGGAGATACTCAAAATCTGGGAGGGCGGGCTGGCCAGCCACGGCGGAACCGCCGGTCTGGTTTTTGGCGCATGGCTGTTTTTCAAACGCTCCGGTCGGGCCGATCCGTTCTGGCTGCTGGACCGGCTGAGCGTTCCGGCGGTTTTGGGGGGCATGTGCATCCGGCTGGGCAATTTCATGAATTCCGAAATCGTCGGCCTGCCTGCTGCCGTGCCCTGGGCCGTGATTTTCGAGCGGGTGGATTCATTGCCCAGGCACCCGGCGCAGCTTTATGAGGCTTTGGCCTACGGCGTGACCGCCTTGCTCCTTGGTGCTGTCTCCGGGAGCGAGGCTGGCCGACGCAAAGGGGTTCTGGCCGGATGGTGTCTGATTCTGGTTTTCGGCTCCCGCCTTGTCCTGGAATTTTTCAAAACCCCGCAAGCCGCTTATGAGGCGGATTTCACGCTGACGGTGGGGCAGTGGCTGAGCGTGCCCGTCATTCTGGCGGGATGCTGGCTGGTCCGGCGGCGTCCATCGTAA
- a CDS encoding isochorismate synthase — protein MLEALRKPLLSAMREASQVASLHGHPVLAVASIVIPRLDLLSIFTRYSPYMDVNLWFSFTKRSMLGLGTAFECIGTGVDRFSFVSDSWHNIIKKSVVNGGTPPVAFGGFRFDTASPMSSMWTGFMDGVLIIPRITILQGEGETDCCRIIAADHVPPKADVTSRIESMLSTWAGLQGDWDMASANPESRVAVFTPEDAKAQWHDLVQAALSSISRGPIKKIVVARMIRAKAEVPFFLPNILNRLCADNPKATIFTFSRKGTYFVGATPEILITSSAGSFQTMALAGSAPRSEDPVQDFKYGQQLLASAKERSEHDFVVQDILRTLKPYCRYIIADNSPALHKLRKVQHLATFFKGEMLPQKSLLDMISFLHPTPAVGGVPSEPALTFLREHEGFDRGWYAGPIGWLDAERNGEFMVALRSGVIQGREAALFAGCGLVADSDSEKEYQETQLKLLTMLDALCPSQKVESRNI, from the coding sequence ATGCTTGAGGCGCTGCGAAAACCGTTGCTTTCTGCTATGCGGGAGGCAAGCCAGGTTGCTTCCTTGCACGGGCATCCAGTACTTGCGGTGGCAAGTATCGTTATTCCCCGTCTAGATTTACTTTCTATTTTTACTCGTTATTCTCCATATATGGATGTAAATCTCTGGTTCAGTTTTACAAAGCGTTCCATGCTCGGCCTTGGAACAGCCTTTGAGTGCATAGGGACAGGGGTAGATCGATTTTCTTTTGTTTCAGATAGTTGGCATAATATTATCAAGAAGTCCGTTGTGAATGGCGGCACCCCGCCTGTTGCTTTCGGGGGATTCCGTTTTGACACAGCCTCCCCCATGTCCTCCATGTGGACCGGATTTATGGATGGCGTACTCATAATTCCCCGTATAACTATCCTCCAAGGAGAGGGTGAAACGGACTGCTGCCGCATTATTGCTGCAGATCATGTCCCTCCCAAAGCAGATGTCACATCCCGGATCGAATCCATGCTTTCCACCTGGGCAGGGTTGCAGGGTGACTGGGACATGGCATCCGCAAACCCGGAGAGTCGTGTTGCAGTGTTCACACCTGAAGATGCGAAGGCACAGTGGCATGATTTGGTTCAGGCTGCCTTAAGCTCCATATCACGTGGTCCTATCAAGAAAATCGTGGTTGCACGCATGATTCGAGCTAAAGCAGAAGTTCCATTTTTTCTACCAAACATACTGAATAGACTGTGTGCTGATAACCCCAAGGCAACTATATTCACCTTTAGCCGGAAAGGAACTTATTTTGTCGGCGCTACGCCAGAAATACTCATTACTTCAAGTGCTGGATCATTCCAGACTATGGCACTGGCTGGAAGCGCTCCCCGTAGTGAAGATCCTGTGCAAGATTTCAAATATGGGCAGCAACTGTTAGCTTCGGCAAAAGAGCGATCGGAGCATGATTTTGTAGTACAGGATATACTGCGGACGCTAAAGCCATATTGCAGATATATAATTGCTGATAACTCCCCAGCCTTGCATAAATTGCGGAAAGTACAACATCTGGCTACCTTTTTTAAGGGAGAGATGTTGCCCCAGAAGAGTCTTTTGGATATGATATCGTTCCTGCATCCCACTCCCGCTGTTGGCGGGGTCCCGTCTGAGCCTGCATTGACTTTTTTGCGTGAACACGAAGGTTTTGACCGAGGTTGGTATGCTGGCCCTATAGGCTGGCTTGACGCAGAGAGAAACGGAGAGTTCATGGTCGCTCTGCGCTCGGGAGTGATTCAGGGTCGGGAGGCTGCACTTTTCGCTGGTTGTGGTCTTGTAGCGGACTCAGACTCGGAAAAGGAATATCAGGAAACGCAACTTAAGCTTTTGACTATGCTGGACGCCTTATGCCCGAGCCAGAAGGTGGAGAGCAGAAATATATGA
- a CDS encoding GDP-L-fucose synthase family protein, which yields MPASAKIFIAGASGMVGSALTRCLLQAGYENLVGSYHHRHPDSRMFIEADADISPSGLRLERLDLTRQEAVETFFDRERPDFVFLAAARVGGIQANNIFPAQFIGDNLAIQTHVLQAAVKNKVNRLLFLGSSCIYPKLAPQPLREEYLLSGPLEPTNEPYAVAKIAGIKMCEACNRQYGTRFVAVMPTNLYGPHDNFDLQSSHVVPALLRKFHEAKLSGEAVTVWGTGRPLREFLHVDDMAEASVFVMNLPEDVFTRTFLAYPQPCFLNVGTGEDLTIGDLAGLLAEVTGFDGDVRFDASLPDGTPRKVLDVSRLKALGWSPRIALPDGLARTYSWYLNQKDSFYR from the coding sequence ATGCCCGCATCCGCCAAAATTTTTATCGCCGGTGCTTCCGGCATGGTCGGAAGCGCTTTGACGCGGTGTCTGTTGCAGGCTGGGTACGAAAATCTTGTGGGGAGCTATCACCACCGCCATCCGGACAGCCGAATGTTCATCGAGGCGGACGCGGATATATCGCCTTCTGGGTTGCGGCTGGAAAGACTGGACCTGACCCGGCAGGAGGCGGTGGAGACTTTTTTTGACCGGGAACGGCCGGACTTTGTGTTTCTGGCCGCTGCCAGGGTCGGAGGCATCCAGGCCAACAACATATTTCCGGCCCAGTTTATCGGCGACAATCTGGCTATCCAGACTCATGTGTTGCAGGCGGCCGTAAAAAATAAGGTGAACCGCCTGTTGTTTCTGGGCTCGTCGTGTATTTATCCCAAGCTTGCGCCCCAGCCTTTGCGCGAGGAGTATCTTCTTTCCGGCCCTTTGGAGCCTACCAACGAGCCATATGCCGTGGCCAAGATTGCGGGCATCAAGATGTGCGAAGCCTGCAACCGTCAGTACGGCACGCGCTTTGTGGCGGTCATGCCCACCAATCTTTACGGCCCGCATGATAATTTCGATCTGCAATCATCTCATGTCGTGCCGGCCCTTCTGCGCAAGTTCCATGAGGCCAAGCTCTCGGGCGAAGCTGTCACGGTCTGGGGGACAGGCCGCCCGCTCCGGGAATTTCTGCATGTGGACGATATGGCCGAGGCCTCGGTTTTTGTCATGAACCTGCCGGAAGATGTATTCACCCGAACTTTTCTGGCCTATCCGCAGCCATGCTTCCTGAACGTGGGAACGGGTGAGGATTTGACCATCGGAGATTTGGCCGGGCTGTTGGCCGAGGTTACGGGCTTTGATGGCGATGTGCGCTTTGACGCCTCCCTGCCGGATGGCACACCGCGAAAAGTGCTTGATGTCTCCCGATTGAAGGCGCTGGGGTGGTCGCCGCGCATTGCCCTGCCCGATGGTCTCGCTCGGACCTATTCGTGGTATTTGAATCAGAAAGATTCATTTTACCGCTGA
- a CDS encoding IS4 family transposase — translation MCGKRNHHNILPHKEILDLSHHNTLFSQTLSLIPRHVFQKLERRHKTGRSSRQFGFKEQFTVMAFIQLAARRSMRDGLRCLEAAGNRLYHWGLKNVARSTFADANNSRPVGFFKDLFAEMYGLCAAKAPKHKFRFKSKLFSLDATTIKLCLSLFPWASFRQAKGGVKVHTLLDHDGHIPAFATVTDAKTHESRIAQAMELPRGSIVVFDKGFISYPWFRILGAKGVFFVTRLKRNAVFKLLERRLVNRKTGVTSDHIIEVSSRGKSLRLRRIGYRDQETGKHYEFLTNHFRLSAKTIADIYKDRWQIELFFKEIKQNLRIKTFVGNSENAVLIQIYTALTVYLLLAYQKFLSRLGLSVQQLFQLIQLNLLGEASLDELLNPRRRKFDNSYNFTLLDYIA, via the coding sequence ATGTGTGGTAAAAGAAATCACCACAACATCTTGCCACACAAGGAGATTCTGGACTTGAGTCACCATAATACACTATTCTCCCAGACGCTATCTCTGATTCCCAGACATGTTTTTCAGAAACTCGAAAGACGGCACAAAACCGGGCGCTCGTCGCGTCAATTCGGTTTCAAGGAGCAGTTCACGGTCATGGCCTTCATCCAGCTTGCCGCAAGACGTTCCATGCGCGATGGCCTGCGCTGCCTTGAGGCTGCGGGAAACCGCCTGTATCACTGGGGACTGAAAAACGTGGCCCGCTCGACCTTTGCTGACGCGAACAATTCTCGCCCCGTAGGCTTTTTCAAGGATCTGTTCGCCGAGATGTACGGCCTGTGCGCCGCAAAAGCCCCGAAGCACAAATTCCGTTTCAAATCCAAATTGTTCAGTCTGGACGCCACCACCATAAAGCTTTGCCTGTCGCTTTTTCCCTGGGCCTCGTTTCGGCAGGCCAAGGGCGGCGTCAAAGTACATACCTTGCTGGATCACGATGGCCATATCCCGGCTTTCGCAACCGTCACCGACGCCAAAACCCATGAAAGCCGCATAGCTCAGGCTATGGAGTTGCCCAGGGGCTCCATCGTGGTCTTTGACAAGGGCTTCATCAGCTATCCCTGGTTTCGGATCCTCGGGGCAAAGGGTGTCTTTTTTGTGACCCGGCTCAAGCGCAACGCCGTTTTCAAACTCCTGGAGCGCCGCCTCGTGAATCGCAAGACCGGCGTTACTTCCGATCACATCATTGAAGTCTCCAGCCGGGGAAAATCCTTACGCTTGCGCCGTATCGGCTATCGTGACCAGGAAACCGGGAAACACTACGAATTTTTGACCAACCATTTCCGGCTTTCGGCGAAAACCATCGCCGACATCTATAAAGACCGCTGGCAAATCGAGCTCTTCTTCAAGGAAATCAAACAAAATTTGCGCATAAAGACCTTCGTCGGCAACTCGGAAAACGCTGTCCTGATCCAGATTTACACGGCCCTGACGGTTTACCTGCTCCTCGCGTACCAGAAATTCCTCAGCCGTCTCGGACTCTCCGTACAGCAACTCTTCCAGCTCATTCAACTCAACCTGCTCGGCGAGGCATCCTTGGATGAACTCCTGAATCCCAGACGACGAAAATTCGATAATTCATATAACTTCACACTGTTAGATTACATCGCTTAG
- a CDS encoding DUF1722 domain-containing protein, with protein sequence MRIWDIHPGYLNRQSLLGEHRELHGILSILTNGKKGYSRHPETLRWVGCEGALARRHNLLAREMELRGFTDKTPVVLRDGEEHWPETYVDSPARQYALLADKYAGREQGRISLPHSVQQLWSHHKYSVLAREPEMYRSIGRQAASGEASFSDLAAMLAEVLRTPPSPGGIRNAVQHMWGHVSGFPPSESVDGWPMHDLLCETQKRARMHGEAYLLSSTALSELSAWLPACPDGSGKPVFAGN encoded by the coding sequence ATGAGAATATGGGATATTCATCCCGGATATCTGAACCGCCAGAGTCTGTTGGGCGAACACCGCGAACTGCATGGCATCCTGTCCATTTTGACCAACGGGAAAAAAGGCTATTCCAGGCATCCGGAAACCCTGCGCTGGGTTGGATGTGAAGGCGCGCTGGCCCGGCGGCACAACCTGCTGGCCCGGGAGATGGAGCTTCGCGGCTTCACCGACAAGACTCCTGTGGTTCTCCGCGACGGGGAGGAGCACTGGCCGGAAACATACGTGGACAGTCCCGCCCGGCAGTACGCACTGCTTGCGGACAAGTACGCGGGGCGGGAGCAGGGGCGGATTTCACTGCCCCATTCGGTGCAGCAGCTCTGGAGCCATCACAAGTATTCCGTTCTGGCCCGGGAGCCGGAAATGTACCGGTCCATAGGGCGGCAGGCCGCCTCAGGAGAGGCATCTTTTTCCGATCTGGCCGCCATGCTGGCGGAGGTGTTGCGTACGCCGCCCTCTCCGGGCGGTATCCGCAATGCGGTGCAACACATGTGGGGTCATGTGTCCGGTTTTCCACCTTCTGAATCTGTAGACGGCTGGCCGATGCATGATCTGCTGTGCGAGACGCAAAAGCGCGCCAGAATGCATGGCGAAGCCTATCTGCTCTCCTCCACGGCGCTGAGTGAACTGTCGGCCTGGCTGCCCGCGTGCCCGGACGGGTCTGGTAAACCGGTTTTTGCGGGAAACTGA
- a CDS encoding transposase — protein MGRSRGGFTSKLHAQADALGNPVSFFLTGGECADINVAPQLLEGVCDCTVIADKGYDSEHCCPAKG, from the coding sequence TTGGGCCGCAGTCGCGGAGGTTTTACCTCCAAACTGCATGCACAGGCAGACGCGCTCGGCAACCCCGTATCGTTTTTCCTTACAGGAGGTGAATGTGCGGATATCAATGTTGCGCCACAATTACTCGAAGGGGTTTGCGATTGCACTGTTATTGCCGATAAAGGTTATGACAGCGAACATTGCTGTCCGGCTAAGGGATAA
- a CDS encoding transposase — translation MNICYTDISDETWQRLEPVLPLEGSPKGGRPAKDKRTFINAIIWLLRTGAPWRALPEEYGSWNAVYSRFRR, via the coding sequence TTGAACATATGCTATACCGACATTTCCGATGAAACCTGGCAGCGGCTTGAGCCCGTTCTGCCGCTCGAAGGCTCGCCCAAAGGCGGCCGTCCGGCCAAAGATAAACGAACATTCATAAATGCAATCATCTGGTTGCTGCGCACCGGGGCTCCCTGGAGGGCCCTGCCGGAAGAGTATGGGTCATGGAATGCCGTATATTCCCGCTTTCGGCGTTGA
- a CDS encoding IS5 family transposase (programmed frameshift), translated as MYAHRRHDISDRVWENIQAHLPGKKGSVGRPAGDNRLFINAVFWILRTGAPWRDLPPDPGDWKNTHRRFCRWRDRGVWEKLLEVLMVEPDYEWLMIDASHCKVHPHAAGAVGGNQAMSRNKRGLNTKIHLAVDAHGMPLRVAVTEGTRADCKEACALIDGLSAEMLLADRGYDSNELIDKVVESGCQPVIPPRKNRREQRDYDRELYRVRHLVENAFLHLKRWRGIATRYAKRSLSFLAAVQIRCISLWAEII; from the exons ATGTACGCACATCGACGACACGATATTTCTGACAGAGTTTGGGAAAACATACAGGCGCATCTCCCCGGCAAAAAGGGGAGCGTTGGTCGCCCGGCCGGAGACAACAGGCTGTTTATTAACGCGGTGTTCTGGATATTGCGAACGGGAGCGCCATGGCGTGATCTGCCTCCTGACCCTGGGGACTGGAAAAATACCCATCGCCGGTTTTGCCGTTGGCGTGACCGGGGTGTTTGGGAAAAACTCCTTGAAGTGCTCATGGTTGAGCCTGACTATGAGTGGCTGATGATTGATGCGAGCCATTGCAAAGTGCATCCCCACGCTGCCGGAGCGGTTGGCGGCAATCAGGCGATGAGCCGTA ACAAAAGGGGGCTCAACACCAAAATACATCTGGCCGTGGATGCGCATGGTATGCCGCTCAGAGTTGCTGTTACAGAAGGTACCAGAGCTGATTGCAAGGAAGCGTGCGCATTGATTGACGGCTTGAGCGCGGAGATGCTTTTGGCTGATCGCGGATATGACAGCAATGAACTTATAGACAAGGTTGTTGAGTCCGGCTGCCAGCCCGTCATCCCGCCCAGAAAAAATCGCAGGGAACAGCGCGATTATGACAGAGAACTGTACCGTGTACGGCACCTGGTCGAGAACGCCTTTCTTCACCTCAAGAGATGGCGTGGCATCGCCACGCGTTATGCAAAACGAAGCCTCTCCTTCCTTGCCGCCGTGCAAATCAGGTGTATCTCATTGTGGGCAGAAATAATTTGA
- a CDS encoding ATP-binding protein, protein MSKIREFFRTHMGGRLGRKLLGWLLLGSSFLTLLGTTVQLYVDYSRDRNFLNTQLNQIQTSRVPSLSSALWFLDEAQITAQLEGILGLRDIVSARVVTLTGESFFRGVQGTDEPEVRSYPLVYISQEKPEILGTLVVTADRGGLLARLKDKVLVILITQAVQIFFISVFIVVIFHILVTRHLQTMAAYTTRLGIGRLHIPLVLGKTVHPERTDEIDTVASAINSMRENLLRDIQERQETEARITFAEAYIRNILDSMPSVLVSVDTKGRVTQWNLQAARLTGVTSKQAIGCFFEEIFLDAPVSMPQILEAIDRQEPLRLNSLAEQQGDTTVFFDVTVYPLVTTKMQGAVIRMDDVSEKVRMEELMVQSAKMLSVGGLAAGMAHEINNPLAGILQSMQVVRTRIAPDFPANRALSDELGFSMEQLWEYLERRGCLRMLDSIQDSGRRAARIVENMLSFSRKGLGKKLPVDMAALLDRTVELAVNEHELHFHDIEIVREYASDMPPVSCEESKIQQVFYNLLRNGAQAMAAAKTASPRFVLRVTLQGKMACIEIEDNGPGMPEGRRKRIFEPFFTTKNVGEGTGLGLSVSYFIVVENHGGTLEVDSAPGQGALFIIRLPVENAAENREEVTA, encoded by the coding sequence GTGTCGAAAATACGCGAATTTTTCCGCACACACATGGGCGGCCGTCTGGGAAGAAAGCTTTTGGGCTGGCTCCTGCTCGGCAGCAGCTTTCTCACTCTCTTGGGTACCACGGTACAACTTTATGTTGACTATTCCAGAGACAGGAATTTTCTGAATACTCAGCTGAACCAGATTCAGACTTCGCGGGTGCCCAGTCTGAGCAGCGCCCTGTGGTTTCTGGACGAGGCCCAGATTACGGCCCAGCTCGAAGGAATTCTGGGGCTTCGGGATATCGTTTCTGCCAGGGTTGTCACGCTGACGGGCGAATCCTTTTTCCGGGGAGTTCAAGGCACGGACGAACCGGAAGTCCGCAGCTACCCTCTTGTGTACATCTCCCAGGAGAAGCCGGAAATATTGGGCACTCTCGTTGTCACCGCGGACAGAGGGGGACTGCTGGCCCGGCTGAAGGACAAGGTACTGGTCATTCTCATCACCCAGGCCGTACAGATTTTTTTCATATCCGTATTCATCGTCGTCATCTTCCACATTCTCGTGACCCGGCATTTACAGACCATGGCCGCATATACCACCCGGCTCGGCATCGGTCGTCTGCATATTCCTCTCGTTCTGGGGAAGACAGTCCATCCGGAGCGGACCGATGAAATTGATACTGTGGCGAGCGCCATCAACTCCATGAGGGAAAACCTGCTGCGGGATATCCAGGAGCGTCAGGAAACGGAGGCCCGGATAACCTTCGCCGAGGCATATATTCGCAACATTCTCGATTCCATGCCGTCGGTGCTCGTCTCCGTGGACACAAAGGGACGCGTGACGCAGTGGAATCTTCAGGCGGCCCGGCTCACCGGCGTCACGTCGAAGCAGGCTATCGGGTGTTTTTTTGAGGAGATATTTCTGGATGCGCCGGTGTCCATGCCCCAGATCCTGGAGGCCATCGACCGCCAGGAGCCTCTTCGTCTGAACAGCCTTGCCGAGCAGCAGGGGGATACGACCGTTTTCTTCGACGTCACCGTCTATCCCTTGGTCACGACCAAAATGCAGGGAGCGGTCATCCGTATGGACGACGTTTCGGAAAAGGTCCGGATGGAGGAGCTGATGGTCCAGTCGGCGAAGATGCTTTCCGTGGGGGGGCTGGCCGCAGGCATGGCGCACGAGATAAACAACCCTCTGGCGGGGATTCTGCAAAGCATGCAGGTGGTCAGGACCCGGATTGCGCCGGATTTCCCAGCCAATCGCGCCTTGAGCGACGAGCTGGGCTTCAGCATGGAACAGCTATGGGAATATCTGGAGCGCAGGGGGTGTCTGCGCATGCTGGATTCCATCCAGGACTCGGGCAGACGGGCGGCGCGCATCGTGGAAAACATGCTTTCCTTCTCCCGCAAGGGCCTGGGAAAGAAGCTGCCCGTGGACATGGCTGCCCTTTTGGACCGGACCGTGGAACTGGCCGTCAACGAACACGAACTGCATTTCCACGACATCGAGATCGTGCGCGAATACGCTTCCGACATGCCCCCGGTGTCCTGCGAGGAGAGCAAAATCCAGCAGGTTTTCTACAATCTGCTCCGCAACGGGGCTCAGGCCATGGCTGCGGCGAAGACCGCTAGTCCTCGCTTTGTCTTGCGTGTGACCCTTCAGGGGAAGATGGCCTGTATTGAAATAGAGGACAATGGCCCCGGTATGCCTGAAGGACGGCGCAAACGGATTTTTGAGCCCTTCTTTACCACCAAGAATGTGGGGGAAGGCACTGGGCTCGGTCTTTCGGTGTCCTATTTCATCGTGGTGGAAAATCATGGCGGCACCCTCGAAGTGGACTCCGCGCCCGGCCAGGGAGCCCTGTTCATCATCCGCCTGCCTGTGGAGAACGCCGCTGAGAACCGGGAGGAGGTTACGGCATGA
- a CDS encoding isochorismate lyase, whose translation MKTPDECRGLEDIRFEIDRLDKEIVGLLGRRLGYVLKAAYFKKNEADIPAAGRVTDMLVERRIWAREGGISEDFVEELFMQIVDWYIATQIAHWRKMHGQTEGGGDA comes from the coding sequence ATGAAAACACCTGATGAATGTCGTGGGCTTGAAGATATCCGCTTTGAAATTGACCGGTTGGATAAGGAAATAGTCGGCCTGCTTGGCCGTCGTCTCGGCTATGTCCTTAAGGCAGCGTATTTTAAAAAAAATGAGGCAGATATCCCTGCTGCCGGACGAGTGACGGACATGCTTGTAGAACGGCGCATCTGGGCTAGAGAAGGGGGGATTTCTGAAGATTTTGTCGAAGAATTATTCATGCAAATCGTCGACTGGTATATTGCAACCCAGATCGCTCATTGGCGGAAGATGCATGGTCAGACAGAGGGAGGTGGCGATGCTTGA
- the zupT gene encoding zinc transporter ZupT, protein MNEVWFALGLTTLAGLATGIGSIVAFTAKRTNYRFLSIATGFSAGVMLYVSFVEIFFKGQDALVAHYGEPLGYWVNTGSFFGGMLLIGLIDNLIPQEANPHDVPDVSETLVLREDAPLPENGSPAPGSRNGPLMRMGLFTALAIGIHNFPEGLATFLSALQEPGLGLVIAAAIALHNIPEGISVAVPIYYATGDRKKAFLCSLTSGLAEPVGAVAAYLGILLFSGGTTVPAHFMGILFGGVAGIMVYISLDELLPTSRAYGKGHDSLFGLAGGMAVMALSLLLMR, encoded by the coding sequence ATGAACGAAGTCTGGTTCGCTCTGGGCCTGACCACTCTGGCCGGACTGGCCACGGGCATCGGCAGCATAGTCGCCTTCACGGCCAAAAGAACGAATTACCGCTTTCTGTCCATAGCTACCGGCTTTTCCGCCGGAGTGATGCTCTATGTCTCGTTCGTGGAAATTTTTTTCAAGGGCCAGGATGCCCTGGTCGCCCACTACGGCGAGCCTCTCGGGTATTGGGTCAACACGGGCTCTTTTTTCGGGGGCATGCTGCTTATCGGCCTCATCGACAATCTCATTCCCCAGGAGGCCAACCCCCACGACGTTCCCGACGTGAGTGAAACGCTGGTGCTGCGCGAGGATGCGCCTTTGCCGGAAAACGGAAGCCCTGCGCCCGGCTCCCGCAACGGGCCGCTCATGCGCATGGGCCTTTTCACCGCCCTGGCCATAGGCATCCACAATTTTCCCGAAGGGCTGGCCACGTTTCTGTCCGCCCTGCAGGAGCCCGGTCTGGGGCTGGTCATCGCGGCGGCCATCGCCCTGCACAACATTCCGGAGGGAATCAGCGTCGCCGTGCCCATCTACTACGCCACGGGCGACCGCAAAAAGGCTTTCCTCTGCTCCCTGACCAGCGGCCTGGCCGAGCCCGTAGGCGCGGTCGCGGCCTATCTGGGGATTCTTCTCTTCTCCGGCGGCACGACTGTACCCGCGCATTTCATGGGAATACTCTTCGGCGGCGTGGCCGGAATCATGGTCTATATCAGTCTGGACGAGCTGCTGCCCACCAGCCGGGCCTACGGCAAGGGGCACGACAGCCTGTTCGGTCTGGCGGGAGGCATGGCCGTCATGGCCCTGAGCCTGCTGCTCATGCGCTGA
- a CDS encoding prephenate dehydrogenase/arogenate dehydrogenase family protein has product MRFDVPSRMVVIGARGQMGRRFVTTFRRAGHRVEEFDHPLDADALPQAVSGADLVLLCVPVTAMREVVAVVAPHLSPETILADICSLKIAPLETMLAATHTPVAGTHPLFGPETAGPDLRVALVPGRDRKALEDLGRLFRALGFSTFTTTAEEHDQAMSYVQGLNFVTTVAYLCAVPSVRDMERFFTPSLARRVDAAAKMINQDAELFTTLFEANPRSLEAVRLFRSYLNVAAGGDLELLSQKARLWWQETRGEEEKK; this is encoded by the coding sequence ATGCGCTTTGACGTGCCCTCCCGCATGGTGGTGATCGGCGCCAGAGGGCAGATGGGCCGCCGCTTCGTCACGACCTTCCGCCGCGCCGGACACCGAGTGGAGGAATTCGATCATCCATTGGACGCCGATGCCCTGCCCCAGGCCGTAAGCGGCGCCGATCTGGTTCTTCTGTGCGTGCCCGTCACCGCCATGCGGGAAGTGGTGGCAGTCGTGGCTCCGCATCTCTCACCGGAAACGATTCTGGCCGACATCTGCTCCCTCAAGATCGCACCCCTGGAAACCATGCTCGCGGCCACGCACACGCCCGTGGCGGGCACTCATCCCCTGTTCGGGCCGGAGACGGCCGGACCGGATCTGCGTGTGGCTCTGGTGCCGGGACGCGACCGGAAGGCCCTTGAAGATCTCGGCCGCCTCTTCCGCGCCCTCGGATTTTCCACCTTCACCACCACCGCCGAAGAACACGACCAGGCCATGAGCTATGTGCAGGGGCTCAATTTCGTAACCACCGTGGCCTATCTGTGCGCCGTGCCGTCAGTCAGGGATATGGAGCGCTTCTTCACCCCGTCCCTTGCCCGGCGCGTGGATGCGGCGGCCAAAATGATCAATCAGGACGCGGAACTCTTCACCACTCTGTTCGAAGCCAACCCACGCAGTCTGGAAGCCGTGCGGCTGTTCCGGTCCTACCTCAACGTGGCTGCGGGCGGGGATCTGGAACTTCTGAGCCAGAAAGCCCGGCTGTGGTGGCAGGAAACCAGGGGAGAAGAAGAAAAAAAGTAG